TTTTTCTTCTACCGTTACTTCTTTTTTTGCCATCTCTGTTTATATATAGTGTATTGGATTTGTACTTTCTTCGCTTAAAGCAATCGCAAAAGTACTAAATTTTTTGCTAAGATAATCAACCAAAAGGTTTTTTGTAAACTGTTCACTCTCATAATGTCCAACATCGGCAAGGACTATTTTTCCTTCGGCTTGAAAAAATTCATGATATTTAAAATCGGCACTTATATAAGCATCTGCATTTTGTTGTATCGCATTTTTTATAGCAAAACTTCCCGAACCACCTAAAACAGCTACTTTTTTAATTGGTTTTTCTAATAATTCAGAATAACGAATACAATCAGTTTTAAATGTTTTTTTTACAAAAGATAAAAATTTATGTTCATTCATCGGAGTTTTAAACTCGCCAATCATTCCCATTCCTATATTCTGATGACTATTATCTAAAGTAATTATTTCATAAGCAACCTCTTCATACGGATGATTATTAAATAATGTTTTAAGTATTTTTCCTTCTAAATTATTGATGAAAGTTACCGAAATAGCTATTTCTTCTTCGGATATAAATTCACCTTTTTCACCTATTTTTGGATTTGAATTTTCATTTCCTTTATAGGTTGTTATTCCTTCAGAATTAAAAGAGCAATTATCGTAATTTCCGATACTTCCTGCACCTGCTTCAAAAAGTTTTGTGCGTAATTTTTCGGCATTTTTAATTGGAACATAGGTTGTCATTTTTTTTATAATCCCTTTTTTAGGAATTAATGTTTGACAGTTTTCTAAGCCTAAAACTTCACACATTTTAGCTGAAACACCATTGTTTACATTATCTAAAGCAGTATGTGTTGCATAAATTGCAATGTTATTTTGAATCGCTTTTAAAACAACACGTTCTACATAATTTTTGCCATTTAATTTTTTTAATCCGCTAAAAATAATAGGATGGAAGCTTACAATTAAATTACAATTTTTAGCAATTGCTTCATCAACAGTTTTTTCTAAAGTATCTAGTGTTACTAAAACACCTGTAACTTTTGTAGAATAATCGCCAATTAATAAGCCAACATTGTCAAAACTTTCGGCATAAGCCAGCGGAGCTAGTTCTTCAATATAATTTGTAACGTCTTTTATTTGCATTTTTTTTAATTTAAAAAAGATGTTTCAAAGTTACTAAAACTTGCTTTTGATATGTTTTTTATTTTAAAAGATGAACAATTTTTAAATCTGAGTACAAATACCTAGCCCCGATTGAAGCAATTGTTTGAGCTCTTTTTTATTTTTCTTTTCGAAAAAAAAAAGCGAGTGCGGAAAGCGGGAAATTGCTTCAAATTATTTTTACTTTTGATGTTATGAAATTACTTCGATTTTTATTGTTTCCGTTTGCTATTTTATACGATGTTATTACAACAATTCGTAATTGGTTTTTTGATATAAATGTTTTAAAATCGACTTCTTTTAAAGTTCCTGTTATTTCGGTAGGAAATTTAAGCGTTGGTGGAACAGGAAAATCGCCACAAATTGAATTTTTAATCCGATTATTAAAAGATGATTATAAAGTTGCCGTTTTAAGTCGTGGATATAAACGAAAAACGGAAGGTTTTCAATTGTTAAATGACACACATTCTGCTGCTGATGTTGGCGATGAACCGTTACAATTTTACACGAAATTTAAAAATGATGCGACTATTGCAGTTGATGCCGATAGAACAAATGGGATTCAAAATTTATTAAAAAATGATGCAGATTTACAAGTTGTTTTGTTAGATGATGCGTATCAGCACCGAAAAGTAACGGCAAGTACAAGTATTTTATTGACAAAATATAATGATTTATATATTGATGATTTTATAGTACCTACTGGAAATTTAAGAGAAGCGAGAAGAGGAGCAAAGCGTGCAAAAATTATTATTGTAACAAAATGTCCTGAAAATTTATCTGAAGAAAAACAACAAGAAATTATTAAAAAGATAAAACCGAAAGCGCATCAGCAAGTATTTTTTACAACGATTTCTTATGATGAAAATTTAAAAGGACTCGATACAGATTTGACAATATCAGATTTAAAAAATAAAGAAGTTTTATTGGTTACAGGAATTGCGAATCCTGTTTCATTATTACAGTTTTTATCTGAAGAAAAAATAAGCTACAAACATTTAAAATATCCTGATCATTATGATTTTAAAACAAGTGATGTTGAAAAAATAAAAATGGAGTTTAATCAATTACCTTCTGACAATAAAATAATACTAACTACAGAAAAAGATTATATGCGATTACAATATAAACTACAAAATGTATGTTATGTATGTATAAAAAGTGCTTTTTTAAATAACGAAGAAATATTTAATGATTTTATTATCACGCAAATAAAATGTTAATTTTTTTTATTTTTGGTATTATTTTTGATATTTTTGAAGTAATAAACAATAATCATAATGAGAAATATATTTTTTATTTTAGTATTTTTTTTAGGAGTAAACACTTCTTTTGCTCAACAAAGTGTTCTAGATGGAAAC
The Tenacibaculum pacificus DNA segment above includes these coding regions:
- a CDS encoding Nif3-like dinuclear metal center hexameric protein translates to MQIKDVTNYIEELAPLAYAESFDNVGLLIGDYSTKVTGVLVTLDTLEKTVDEAIAKNCNLIVSFHPIIFSGLKKLNGKNYVERVVLKAIQNNIAIYATHTALDNVNNGVSAKMCEVLGLENCQTLIPKKGIIKKMTTYVPIKNAEKLRTKLFEAGAGSIGNYDNCSFNSEGITTYKGNENSNPKIGEKGEFISEEEIAISVTFINNLEGKILKTLFNNHPYEEVAYEIITLDNSHQNIGMGMIGEFKTPMNEHKFLSFVKKTFKTDCIRYSELLEKPIKKVAVLGGSGSFAIKNAIQQNADAYISADFKYHEFFQAEGKIVLADVGHYESEQFTKNLLVDYLSKKFSTFAIALSEESTNPIHYI
- the lpxK gene encoding tetraacyldisaccharide 4'-kinase encodes the protein MKLLRFLLFPFAILYDVITTIRNWFFDINVLKSTSFKVPVISVGNLSVGGTGKSPQIEFLIRLLKDDYKVAVLSRGYKRKTEGFQLLNDTHSAADVGDEPLQFYTKFKNDATIAVDADRTNGIQNLLKNDADLQVVLLDDAYQHRKVTASTSILLTKYNDLYIDDFIVPTGNLREARRGAKRAKIIIVTKCPENLSEEKQQEIIKKIKPKAHQQVFFTTISYDENLKGLDTDLTISDLKNKEVLLVTGIANPVSLLQFLSEEKISYKHLKYPDHYDFKTSDVEKIKMEFNQLPSDNKIILTTEKDYMRLQYKLQNVCYVCIKSAFLNNEEIFNDFIITQIKC